The window GCCTACTCGCGCGAGGCAGCGTTGCGCTTCACCATCCTGACCCGCTACAGCTACACGCTGGAGACGATCATCCAGGCCGGCAAGGGAGGGCTGGGAATCCGCAGCGTGCCGGTGACGACCAACCCACCGACGCGGCCGTCGCGTCTGCAACGGAGCATGTGGCACTTCATCAAGGCCCAGGCGGGCACGATCCTGCGCCTCTACGCCTTCTATGAGCCGCTGCGCACGTTCAGCTACATCGCCGTGCCCTTCCTGTTGGCCGGGGCGGCGTTATGGGGGCGCTTCTTTATCAACTACCTGAGCGGCGAGAGCGGCGTGGGGCGCTTCATCCAGTCGTTGACGTTGGGCACGGGGCTGCTGCTGGTCGGCACGCTCATCGTGCTGTTCGGCATCCAGGCCGATATTAGCGGCAAGCATCGGCAGTTGACGCAGGAGATGCTATACCGTTTGAAGAAGATGGAGTTAGAGTAGATAAGAATCCTCTAGCCGTTAGTGACATTCATCACTTGACACCCACACCCCCGCTTCCTAAGCTATTATAGAGGCGAATAGATCGGCGCTCATCTCTTTATAGCGGGAGGTCAAGCCCATGCCTACTACCACCGCCGTCCGGCCGCGCCAATACTATCTAGACTGGTTGCGCGTCCTTTCTATCTTTCTCGTCTTCGTCTACCACACGGCCCGCATCTTCGGCGGCGAGTCGTTTCACATCAATAACGCCCGCAGTTATGCCGGCGTCGACAGCTTCACGTCCATTTTAACCATCCTGGGTATGCCCCTCCTCTTCGTGGTAGCCGGAGCCAGCGCCTACCTCAGCCTGGGCAAAACCGCGCCGGGCCGGTACATGAAGGAGCGCGTCCTGCGCCTGCTCGTGCCGTTCGCCGTTGGTCTGCTGACCCACATCCCCATCCTGGTCTATCTGGAGCGCGTCAATCATGGCGAATTCACCGGCTCCTTGCTCAACTTTCTGCCCCACTATTTCGACGGCTTCTACGGCTTCGGCGGTAATTTCGCCTGGATGGGGCTGCACCTGTGGTTCCTGGTGATGTTGTTCCTCTATACCCTGCTGGCGCTGCCCGTCCTGGTGTGGCTGGCGCGGGGCAGAGGCGCGGCCGTTGTGGATCGCGTCGCCGGCTTTCTGGCGCGGCCCGGGGCGATTTATTGGCTGGCGCTGCCCGTGGTTCTACTGGCCGTGGCCCTCGACCCGGAGACCGTGGGCATCAGCATCTTCGGCGGCTGGAACATATTTATCTATATGCTGTATTTCCTGTATGGGGCTATATTGGTCGCCCATGACGGCCTGCGGCAGAGCATCGAACGGCTACGCTGGGTCTCGCTGGCGGCCGCGGTCATCTTCCTCATCGCCCGCTACGTCTTATGGTTCACCCGGTTCAACGAGGTTGATCCAGCCTTTCAGACAGCCAATTACGCGATGCAGCATTCCGTTCGCGCCTTCGCTTCCTGGTTCGGACTGCTGGCGATCTGGGGCTTCAGCATCCGCCATCTGAATTTCGGCACGGCCGCGCTCTACCTGGCTAACGAGGCGGTGCTGCCCTTCTACGTGCTGCACCAGACGGTGCTCATCATCGTGGGCTTCTACGTCATCCAATGGGCCATACCCGACGCGCTCAAATTTGCCATTATCTTCGTCGCCTCGCTGATCATCATCATCGGGCTGTATTGGTTCCTTATCCGTCCCTACAATATAATGCGCTTCCTGTTTGGTATGCGGCCCAAGCGGGCCATTGAACCGGTGCCGGCCTCGCCCGCGGCCGGCATGGCGGGCCATTAGCGACAAGGCGTATGGATTTACCAGCATGAACAGAAATCCTTGGCATCGCCCGTTGGTAATTTTGGCGCTCGTCGCGGGGTTGCTGCTTGGCGCTTGCCAGTTAACCGAGACACAACCTATGATTGAACTCAGCCTC is drawn from Candidatus Promineifilum breve and contains these coding sequences:
- a CDS encoding glycosyltransferase family 2 protein, which gives rise to MKLIIQIPCYNEAETLPAVLAELPRALPGIDCIETLIIDDGSGDDTAAVAGRLGVTHVIRHPRNLGLAQAFQTGIDACLRRGADIIVNTDADNQYPGRYITELVAPVLAGQADMVIGDRQVRTIAHFSPIKKRLLALGSWMVRNVSGVDAPDPVSGFRAYSREAALRFTILTRYSYTLETIIQAGKGGLGIRSVPVTTNPPTRPSRLQRSMWHFIKAQAGTILRLYAFYEPLRTFSYIAVPFLLAGAALWGRFFINYLSGESGVGRFIQSLTLGTGLLLVGTLIVLFGIQADISGKHRQLTQEMLYRLKKMELE
- a CDS encoding acyltransferase family protein: MPTTTAVRPRQYYLDWLRVLSIFLVFVYHTARIFGGESFHINNARSYAGVDSFTSILTILGMPLLFVVAGASAYLSLGKTAPGRYMKERVLRLLVPFAVGLLTHIPILVYLERVNHGEFTGSLLNFLPHYFDGFYGFGGNFAWMGLHLWFLVMLFLYTLLALPVLVWLARGRGAAVVDRVAGFLARPGAIYWLALPVVLLAVALDPETVGISIFGGWNIFIYMLYFLYGAILVAHDGLRQSIERLRWVSLAAAVIFLIARYVLWFTRFNEVDPAFQTANYAMQHSVRAFASWFGLLAIWGFSIRHLNFGTAALYLANEAVLPFYVLHQTVLIIVGFYVIQWAIPDALKFAIIFVASLIIIIGLYWFLIRPYNIMRFLFGMRPKRAIEPVPASPAAGMAGH